GGCCGATCCCGGAGTACGTCTGCGAGTCTTGAAACGGATGGAAGGCTTCATGGAATGCTATCCACCCTACTTGTATTACGTGGCTCGAACGCAGCAGTCGGTAGGACAGTTGATCGCCGCCAATGACACATATCAAAAGCTGGAATCACTCGGAGACGGTCACTTCCGGAAAGATGAAATGCTGGCAGCCGGACTGGCGAATCGGGCGATCATTCAATCGTTCCTGAGCCAGCCATCGGCCCCAGATATTGCTCGAAAAGCGATGGACTATTCATCCGAGGCCTGGGAGGCGAATTTGATTTGCGCCAATGTGCTGCAGAAGCATGGTCGTTATGTCGATGCGGAAGACGCGATTCTGCGCAATCTCGACGTGAATCTGGAAAAGACGCAAAGTCGAATTGCACTTTTGGGACTCTATTACACATCAGACAACAAAGACAAGCTGGCCGCGCAATTGCAGGACCCAGATTGGGTCAAGGATATTCCAGCACGGCAACTTGTTCTCTGTGCAGCCAAGATTGGCCAGCGCGCTGTACCGCCAACCGTTATCGATCAATTGTCGACTTCACTTCAGGCCACGCCGAGAATGAACGTCGGACGTGACGATTTCGTCGTGGCCGTCGGCCCAACATGGCAGATTCAGAATGCCGCGGTGACATTAAACTGGGGCGATCGCACGTTCTCCAATCCGCGCGTCACGGGCGGACGCGATACGGTCCTGCTCAGTTTCGACGGGATTGCTGAGTTTGGAAACCCGTTGTCACCAAATCACGATCCGAACGAAATCTCGTTGTCGATCAAGTACCAAGACGCAGCGCCGCTGCGCATGATTCTGAAGTCCAAATCGGAAAATCACAAAGTGCTCGATGTCTCAAACATCACACTTGCGGGACGACGACATCCCGTTTATCGGGTCATTTCTCTCGAGCAGAACGACCTGCGATTGTCGTTACTGCAAGAAACGGCGTCACTTGATTCCTACGACGCAGCAATTCCGTCCTCACGCGCTTCGATGAAATTGGCCGTACCGTTCCAGGAAGATCCCTCAAATGACGACACGGACTTCGTGTCACCACAGTAGTTGAGGCATCCAGGTGGTTTCCGACGGACGAGACTCTGCCGTGTCGCGCCTTTCGCGACAAGCGATTGGCGTCTAAACTGGCGAGACGAAGGAAAACTCACCTTTGAGTTGAAGTCAGTCTTTGCAAGTGGTGGATCGACATGCTCGTCAGTTGGAATTGGTTGAAAGAATATGTGTCGCTCGACGTCCCGGTCGCCGAGTTCGCCGATCGACTGACCATGGCAGGGCTGAATCTGGAAGAGTTTCACGCGGTCGGTTCGGATACATGCATCGATTTCGAAGTGACCAGCAATCGTCCGGATTGTCTGGGCCATCTGGGCATCGCACGTGAAGCGGCGGTTCTGTATCAGAAACCATTGAAAGTACCAGCGGCGTCTCCCAAAGGGGCGGCAACGAAAACGGCGTCGGTCACCTCTGTATCCATCGAGTGTCCCGATCTCTGCTCACAGTATTACGCCCGAGTCATTCGCGGCGTCAAAGTGGGACCAAGTCCCGCCTGGCTGGTCGACCGCCTGAAGACCGTGGGCATTGGAACGATCAACAACATCGTTGACATTACAAATTATGTCCTGATGGAATGCGGGCAGCCTCTGCATGCGTTCGACTTGCAGACATTGCACGGACACAAGATCGTGGTACGCCGCGCCCGCGCCGGCGAAAAATTGCAGGCCATTGATCACAAAGAATACGCGTTGACGCCTGAGATGTGCATCATTGCCGACGCCGATCGTCCGGTTGCGATCGCAGGCGTGATGGGAGGCGCGGAGACCGAGCTGACGTTCACGACGAAAGCTGTGCTGATCGAAGCCGCTTTGTTTTCGCCCCTTGCCATTCGCAACGCGTCGCGAAAGCTAAAGTTGAGAAGCGATTCCTCGTATCGCTTCGAGCGTGCTCTCGACCCACAGGGACCTGATTGGGCCAGCCGCCGATGCTGCGAACTGATCCTAGAAATTGCTGGGGGTGAATTGCTCGACGAACCGGTGTTCGCAGGCGTCAAAGCCCCGTCGACCGGCGAAGTCGTGACGCTGCGATTCCCGCAGTTGAAGCGCATTCTCGGAATCGATGTGCTGCCTGCGGATGCGGTACGCATTCTCGAAGCGTTAGGTCTGAAAGTTCGGCAACGTGACGGTGACAGATCCGTGACGTTCGAAGCTCCCACCAATCGACGTGATCTCAGCCGAGAAGTGGATTTGATTGAGGAAGTCATCCGAATTCATGGGTATGACAAGATTCCGTCTGATGCCAATGTCCCACTTTGCGCGAGCATGAAGCGACTTGAAGATCGTGTCGGTGATCGAGTGCGCGAAACATTGACCGCAGCGGGATTCTTTGAAGCGTTGACGGTGTCACTGGTCAGCGAGTTCGAGCGGACTCTCTTCACTCCACGCGGATCATTGCCGCCATTGACGATCGAACATTCCGATTTTCCAGAGTTCAGCCGACTGCGGCAAAGTTTGATTCCAAGCTTGCTGGTATCGCGACGCGAGAACGAACGTCACGGACAGTTTGACGCGCAATTGTTCGAACTGGCACGTGTGTACGTGTCTGCCGACAAATCGATCGCGGAAGCACAGGCCGAACCACGAATGGTCAGTTTCGTCAGCGGACGGTCGTTTCAAGAATTGAAGGGCGTTGTGGAGCAGGTTGCATTGCGCATGAACCCAAATGCGCGGGTCCAGGTGCGGCCAAGCGAGTGCCCTCAATTCGTGGCGGGTCGGGGCGCGGAAGTGATTCTGAACGATCAGCCATGGGGTTGGCTCGGCGAATTGGATCGAGCCGTCACCGGACAACTGGATCTGCGCGACGCGGTGACTGTGGCGGAACTGGATCTACGTGTGCTGGAACAACATGCCGATCTCGTTCCAAAATTCCGCGAACTACCAACTCAGCAGGCGTCCGCGCGGGACTTAAATTTTGTCCTGGACGAGCAGGTGACCTGGGCTGCGATTGAAGAGATCGTACGAAAGGCTGGCGGACCGCTGCTGGAGTCTGTGTCATTCGGCGGACAGTACCGCGGAAAACAAATTCCGGAAGGTAAGAAGTCGTACTTGCTGACATTGGCCTACCGCGCGGATCGAACGCTGACGAGTGAAGAAGTCGAGGAAGCTCAAAAGGCGGTCATCGCCGCTTGTGCCAGCCAGCTTTCCGCAACGCTTCGAGCCTAGCAGCCTGTTGAAGTAAGGGGGACAGGCACCTCGGAATTCACGATGTCATGGCGTTTTTTCAATCTGGTCGGAGCCAGTCCCCGTTACTTCAATAGTCTGCTAGAGAGCATTTCATAACCGCCTCATTGTAATGAGCGCGCAGGNNNNNNNNNNNNNNNNNNNNNNNNNNNNNNNNNNNNNNNNNNNNNNNNNNNNNNNNNNNNNNNNNNNNNNNNNNNNNNNNNNNNNNNNNNNNNNNNNNNNNNNNNNNNNNNNNNNNNNNNNNNNNNNNNNNNNNNNNNNNNNNNNNNNNNNNNNNNNNNNNNNNNNNNNNNNNNNNNNNNNNNNNNNNNNNNNNNNNNNNNNNNNNNNNNNNNNNNNNNNNNNNNNNNNNNNNNNNNNNNNNNNNNNNNNNNNNNNNNNNNNNNNNNNNNNNNNNNNNNNNNNNNNNNNNNNNNNNNNNNNNNNNNNNNNNNNNNNNNNNNNNNNNNNNNNNNNNNNNNNNNNNNNNNNNNNNNNNNNNNNNNNNNNNNNNNNNNNNNNNNNNNNNNNNNNNNNNNNNNNNNNNNNNNNNNNNNNNNNNNNNNNNNNNNNNNNNNNNNNNNNNNNNNNNNNNNNNNNNNNNNNNNNNNNNNNNNNNNNNNNNNNNNNNNNNNNNNNNNNNNNNNNNNNNNNNNNNNNNNNNNNNNNNGCAACGGATCGAGCCCGGACAACTGCCAAGCAGAAGTGTAAATTCCACACTCCTGCTTGGCCTCCAGCACTTGCCTTTCAATGTCCCTCATGCTGGTCGCTGCGTGGCCGGAGGGTCGTCGCCGACATTTTCGTGAGGGACGGCCGTCAGGGATGCCAATAGGTCTTCCAATTCGCGGCGACGCGGCTGGAACTCTGATTGAACGCAGCGTTGATTGACGGAATAAACCCAAGCGGCAACCAATACAGCAATTGCAGCTATCAGTCCAATGACGACGTACATCAACCAACCTGCATCACGTAGTCGCCAACAAACGACCAGGAATAATGGCGCTGCGCCGAAAACAATCGGTAGAACGTACCACCAGAGAATGTTGGTCAGTAGCCAAATCTGGTGATTCACTTGATGCAACGACGAGTGAATGCACGCCTCCAAGGTGTCGTTCTTGGCGGGCCTTTTTCGCTTTTGAAGCTGACGATCGACGATAAAAAAAACACCGACACCCAGGCAACTTGCCGCCAAGGGATACATGGCCCATTCGTGCATCCTGGATGCATCCACCGAGAAGAGGATCGCGAGAAA
This genomic interval from Schlesneria paludicola DSM 18645 contains the following:
- the pheT gene encoding phenylalanine--tRNA ligase subunit beta, with the translated sequence MLVSWNWLKEYVSLDVPVAEFADRLTMAGLNLEEFHAVGSDTCIDFEVTSNRPDCLGHLGIAREAAVLYQKPLKVPAASPKGAATKTASVTSVSIECPDLCSQYYARVIRGVKVGPSPAWLVDRLKTVGIGTINNIVDITNYVLMECGQPLHAFDLQTLHGHKIVVRRARAGEKLQAIDHKEYALTPEMCIIADADRPVAIAGVMGGAETELTFTTKAVLIEAALFSPLAIRNASRKLKLRSDSSYRFERALDPQGPDWASRRCCELILEIAGGELLDEPVFAGVKAPSTGEVVTLRFPQLKRILGIDVLPADAVRILEALGLKVRQRDGDRSVTFEAPTNRRDLSREVDLIEEVIRIHGYDKIPSDANVPLCASMKRLEDRVGDRVRETLTAAGFFEALTVSLVSEFERTLFTPRGSLPPLTIEHSDFPEFSRLRQSLIPSLLVSRRENERHGQFDAQLFELARVYVSADKSIAEAQAEPRMVSFVSGRSFQELKGVVEQVALRMNPNARVQVRPSECPQFVAGRGAEVILNDQPWGWLGELDRAVTGQLDLRDAVTVAELDLRVLEQHADLVPKFRELPTQQASARDLNFVLDEQVTWAAIEEIVRKAGGPLLESVSFGGQYRGKQIPEGKKSYLLTLAYRADRTLTSEEVEEAQKAVIAACASQLSATLRA